A DNA window from Malus domestica chromosome 12, GDT2T_hap1 contains the following coding sequences:
- the LOC114820206 gene encoding dirigent protein 22-like — MVKNLKNLSSTYTILITISFFFFLTLVTSETHHFSRPLSPSKHGLKREKLSHLHFYFHDIVGGRTPTAIKVAEALTTNTSMTGFGTVVMMDDPLTIGPESSSKLVGKAQGIYASASQSEVGFLMALNFVFVEGKYNGSTLSVLGRNAVFSAVREMPIVGGSGLFRFARGYAHASTHQFDIKTGDAVVEYNVYVFHY; from the coding sequence ATGGTCAAGAACCTCAAAAACCTCAGTTCTACCTACACCATTCTCATAaccatttccttcttcttcttcttaaccCTTGTCACTTCAGAGACTCACCATTTCTCAAGACCCTTATCTCCATCAAAACATGGTCTAAAGAGAGAGAAACTGAGCCATCTGCACTTCTACTTCCATGACATAGTAGGTGGCCGAACCCCCACGGCAATTAAAGTGGCTGAGGCACTCACGACAAACACTTCCATGACTGGCTTTGGCACCGTGGTCATGATGGACGATCCATTGACTATCGGCCCTGAATCGAGCTCTAAGCTAGTCGGAAAAGCCCAAGGTATTTATGCTTCAGCTTCACAAAGTGAGGTGGGCTTTTTGATGGCTTTGaactttgtatttgttgaagggAAGTATAATGGTAGCACTCTCAGTGTGTTGGGGCGCAACGCCGTGTTCTCAGCTGTGAGGGAGATGCCGATAGTAGGAGGAAGTGGGCTTTTCCGATTTGCTCGTGGCTATGCTCATGCTAGCACTCATCAGTTTGACATCAAAACTGGAGATGCTGTTGTGGAGTATAATGTTTATGTCTTCCATTATTAA